The following proteins are co-located in the Ammospiza caudacuta isolate bAmmCau1 chromosome 20, bAmmCau1.pri, whole genome shotgun sequence genome:
- the RTN4RL1 gene encoding reticulon-4 receptor-like 1, with product MLRQGGFAELLLVLLGLKVPGALGCPTDCVCYPSPMTVSCQAHNFVTIPEGIPEDSERIFLQNNQITLLLRGHFSPSMVTLWIYSNNITFIDPNTFDGFINLEELDLGDNRYLRALAADTFQGLVKLHALYLYKCGLSSLPSGIFGGLHNLQYLYLQDNHIEFLQDDIFVDLVNLSHLFLHGNKLWSLHQNTFRGLINLDRLLIHQNQLQWIHRRAFHDLRRLTTLFLFNNSLSELQGDCLAHLGALEFLRLNGNPWSCDCKARSLWEWLHRFRGSSSSVICESPEQMHGKDLKVLRAEDFRNCSGSESLHQMKTHTFSTADRGASKSHHPHHSSKEKGKERGAENSLHSNQPAGPPGSRPGYRKPGKNCTSHKSRNRTSKPVSLGPRKNGQEFPDYVPDYQHKYSFGAVPTLSPRRKGKCTRRTPIRPPSGVQQAAGCPGLRASLLLFLVVLAAVIR from the coding sequence GGGGGTTTgcggagctgctgctggtgctgctggggctgaaggTGCCcggtgctctgggctgccccACCGACTGCGTGTGCTACCCCTCGCCCATGACCGTCAGCTGCCAGGCTCACAACTTCGTCACCATCCCCGAGGGCATCCCTGAGGACAGCGAGAGGATCTTCCTCCAGAACAACCAGATCACCTTGCTGCTGCGGGGCCACTTCAGCCCTTCCATGGTCACCCTCTGGATCTACTCCAACAACATCACCTTCATCGACCCCAACACCTTCGACGGGTTCATCAACCTGGAAGAGCTGGACCTGGGGGACAACCGCTACCTAAGGGCTTTGGCTGCAGACACTTTCCAAGGGCTGGTGAAACTCCACGCCTTGTATCTGTACAAGTGCGGGCTGAGCTCTCTCCCCAGCGGGATTTTCGGTGGCCTCCACAACCTGCAATACCTTTACCTGCAAGACAACCACATTGAGTTCCTTCAGGACGATATTTTTGTTGACTTGGTTAACCTCAGCCATCTTTTTCTCCATGGAAACAAGCTCTGGAGCCTCCATCAGAACACGTTCAGGGGACTAATAAACCTGGATCGGCTGCTCATCCATCAAAATCAGCTGCAGTGGATTCATAGGCGGGCTTTTCATGACCTCCGAAGATTGACCACCCTTTTCCTGTTCAATAACAGCCTCTCGGAGCTGCAAGGGGACTGCCTGGCCCACCTGGGAGCCCTGGAGTTCCTCAGGCTGAATGGGAACCCGTGGAGCTGCGACTGCAAAGCCCGTTCCCTCTGGGAATGGCTGCACAGGTTCAGAGGCTCCAGCTCCAGCGTCATCTGCGAGTCCCCCGAGCAGATGCACGGCAAGGACCTCAAGGTGCTAAGAGCAGAAGACTTTAGGAACTGTTCAGGGTCCGAATCGCTCCACCAGATGAAAACACACACCTTCTCCACGGCGGACAGAGGAGCCTCCAAATCCCACCACCCCCACCACTCCTccaaggagaaggggaaggagcgAGGGGCTGAGAACAGTTTGCACAGCAACCAGCCCGCCGGCCCGCCGGGCTCCCGGCCGGGCTACCGCAAACCCGGCAAGAACTGCACCAGCCACAAGAGCCGCAACCGAACCTCCAAACCGGTGTCCTTGGGGCCGCGCAAAAACGGGCAGGAGTTCCCGGACTATGTGCCTGACTATCAGCACAAATACAGCTTCGGAGCCGTGCCCACGCTGTCGCCCAGGCGCAAGGGTAAGTGCACCCGGCGGACGCCCATCCGCCCGCCCAGCGGGGTGCAGCAGGCGGCCGGCTGCCCGGGGCTCAGGGCGTcgctcctgcttttcctggtggTGTTGGCGGCCGTCATCCGCTGa